Part of the Alphaproteobacteria bacterium genome, CTAATATTTATTAGCTTATCTCTGGATAGTTGCCCCTCCTCAATTGCTGCCTTTACATCAGCTGCATCGATCAAGGCAAAAACGGAATATTGCTTTAAATATAAGTGTTTTAACCAACCGCTTTTTACAAATAAATGAGGCTTTTCATCGCATCTCCAGCTACCCACGCAAATGATAAATTGATCCTTCGGCAAATTTACTACCACCTCATGAAGCCTTTCATAAGTGGGATACCATGACAGTTCAAAGGAATGTTCATTAATTTGCTTAACGGCTATATGACAAATATAGCCCACGGGCTCTGATTCAATCCCATTGAACCCATTTACACAATATTGTTCAAATGCCTTCAGGTACTTCTCGTCCATCAAATAGCAATCTCTACTTAATGGGATATTATTATTTTCATATATATCGAATTCCGGGTGTTCAAACATTTTCTAAATTTCATTTCTAGCGTAGTTAATCAATTAAAATTTAAAAGATGACCATAAAGCTGTCAACTAATACGATAGCTTTCATAGCTGACTACACAATTTTAAAATAAAAAGGTTTACGTTTTATTATCTTTGACTTTTTTACAATAAAACTGCCCTTCCAATATGTCTGCCCAAACGGGCAGATCGATCCGGTCATAATGACCAGTTCGATCTGGTCAAATTGACCAGATCTTATATTGTATTGATACAGAGAATACTAGCTCAGAGAATACTCTTCCTCCTCTAAATCTCCTCCTTCATCGAAAATCGATCGAAAGGAAGAGGAAAAAATTGAAAGGCTTAAAGTCATTCATTCGAATTTCAAAGAAAACTGCGCCTTATACTTGTCTATGAAAATCAACAAATCGATCTGCCCACAATGGGCAGGTCGATCAGCCCAATTTGGGCAGATAATAATCTATGGATTTCAGAGAATACGAACTCAGAGAATACTCTTCCTCCTCCAAACCTCCTCCGTCAGCAAAATTGGATTGCAAAAAAGTAGAAGAGAAAGAAGATGATAAATTTTTAGTTAAGTTAAATTTAAATTAGCATTTAATCTTCCGCAAATGGTCGCCTGATGCCCTTTGATCGATATTTTAGGAAAAGGTAGTGGGGCCAATTTAAAATCACCCTACGATCCTTTTAAGTGGCTTTGCGAAGACAATGACAGATTAGAGCCATTTGAATGAGGAGAAGTTGTAAAGAAAGTTAGTTAATCAACCACAATTGATTAGGATTCTCGGTTGAGATAAAAAATTTCAATACAAAGTCTGCAATAACCCCCAAACAACAGCTTACCAAAACCCCTGAATTAATCCCATCTAAAATCCAAAAATCCTCCATATTTTTAAGATATATTACATACAACAAATGCGCGGTTGCAAATTCAACTCATAACTCAGCATTTCTAAATTTTTTAAAATGAGTGTTTTATAAAATTAGAAATTTAATAATATAATTTTTAGTAAAACTAGATAGAAATTATATATTTTCTTTTACAATTTATAAAAGTAAGCATGCACTTAACTTTTCCAAAGCTTCATGTTGATTAGGATGATCACTTTGTCTAGAAATATCACCTATAATTTCTACAGCATTGCTATTATACATAGGCTTTGAGTGTAAAATTAAAGCCGCGCGAAATTGCAAAGAATGTTTATTATTTCTGGCAATTCGAAGTAAGTTATTTGCCGCATGAGTTTCAGCATTGTTATCTCTGCAATTTAATTGATATTTATAAATTTGTAATTCAACATCATCTTCTACACCATAATGATATAAATTATTTGAAAGTATACCAAGTGCCCAATCGCGCTTATCACCTTGGTAGCGATAGAAAATATTATTATAAGTGCTTTCTATAGCACTCTTGCCTAAAGAAATATCATTAACATTTCCCCTTTTCATTAACGTAATTGCCGCTTCTATTTTAATACGTAATTGATCCGTCCATACATCTGCAGAAGGAGCTTGATAATATTTTTCTGGACTTTTCAAGTACACAAACTAAGATTTTTCTTGCTAAATCTTTGATTTCGTCATTATCAGCATTTTTAAAAAGAAATGTTGCAGCATCAACGGCTTTCATATTTGTTTCCTCAAGACAAGAAAGTAGTTTTATTTTCCCAACTTTCTTATCGCCTTCGTTAGAACTTGTGTATAAAAATTGTGCAGCAGTTAATGATTTATGATGACTCTTATCTAAAGTTATAGATCGTAATGCTGCTCTCCCTTTATCTTGTTGTTCTAAATTATCACTTAAATAAAGATTGTGGGCATTTTCAAGTGCACCAATCATATTACAAAAAATTACACAAATCATAATTTTAAAAAACAATATTATTTTTATCTGAAAAAAAATCTTTATAAGATCTTTCTTATTAATACTAATTATCATTTTATAAATTCTTCAATTCTAAATTTATCGATAGTACATTCTTTAGCTTGAATCTTGATGCTTTATAGCTGCCAGACCCACTCATTCATTTAATGTATTACTAAACACTAGCTTTTATTGTTAATTTAAAATTTATATTTTTCTTTAAGTTGTTTAACTTTTTCTCCCTCTACCAACCATAAGGAAAACTTTTTTAATAAATTTTTATTTATTTCATGATTGTCTTCTAGTCCATTATTATTGTCATAAAAAGCTAATTCATTTAAATGACCGGAAAATATACGAACATTTGATTGTTTACGCGGACATTTCATAATTTCTCTATAAATAAAATTTTCTTCATATCCCATATGAAAATCTTGCAATAAAATATCTGTTAAATATTGAACAAGTTGCAAATGAAATCTAAGAACGTCATGCTGTTCATCAGGAACTTCAAATCTTGCCATACGCGCATAAACTGCCGCAAGGCCACCAAGCGGAGCTTTAGCACTAATCCACGTTTTTGGGCTCCACAAACATTCAACATATCCCCATCCCCAAAGAAATCCACCATAGCCAAAAAGGTCATTTAATGCGGCTAATTTTACGGAATCTTCGTCACTAGTAAGATTTATTGTGGCTTTAAATATTTCCTGCAATGTTAGAACTTTTGGAATAATTCTAGTCATTAAAGGCAATGGCGCTCTAGCTACAAGTGATTTTTTTAAAAGTTTCTTAGCTTCACTTTTTAAAGTTTTATCTTTCTTTTTTTCCGAAGCTTGGAATTTTATTTTATCAGAAGAAATATTCAGAATTTTTTTTGCTTGTACAGCTTCTTCAACGATAACCTTAGCTTTACGAAGTGAACTTACCTTTTCAGCTTTACATAATATACTTTCCTCTTCTTTTCCAGTTATAGCATTTTCAAGTAGATATTTTTTTTTCATAAACGATAAAAACCTTTTTAATATTGCTCTTTTGATTTTTACATCTAATTTAAAAAATGGAATTTCTACAATTCTCTCTCTAAGAGCCGCTAAAGGATCATTAACTAATTCCTGAGCATCATCGTCATTAAATGAGCAATGTTGTTGAGACTCTTCCTCATTGACACATATTTTTAATTGTTCCTCGTTTGAAACTAAATTTAACCAAAACATACCCATTATATTGCTAGATATATTTCCTATCCCACCTACAAATGCTTTTAGCCCCCATCCTGAACTGATGGAAGATACTGGAAGTAGAGGTTCTGGTTTGAAGGATGGAATTTTTTTATTTGCAGTGATAACTATGATTAGATCCTGAATAGACAATCCAACATCGAAATAATTGCTATGAAATTCTTCTTTAGTAGGATCTAAGTAATCCAACAACATACCTAAGGCTTGTGGTTGGGGATTTCCCAATTCATCCAATAATACTCTATCAAAATCATTGAGTATTAATGCAGAATTTTTATATGTCTCATTGGTGTTTTGAGTCTGCACCCTAATATTAAAACTATATTTCTTTGACCCACCGGCTCTTATTAAAAAATCTTCAAAAACATCATCTTCATTTTCATTGCGCCCTTTTAATAAAGTTTGAACAAAATGTCCAAATGAAGAAGTTTTGCTTCCAAAGGATTCGCCTTCTAAAGCTGCACTTGTAAGATCTTGAGGAGATCTTATAGATATTTCACAAGCAGGTAATCCCAGTTGTTCGAAAATAACTCTAGAAGCATTTGTCTTTCCTGTTCCTGGATCCCCAAAAAAATAAAATGCTCTCCCAGCGGAAGGAATACTAGAGTTAGAAGAGGCAACAAGTTGTAAGGCCATTCTTTGTAGTTGATGTTTTGTTACGTTAGTATAAGAGTTGAGTTCATTGTCAGAATCATCATCAATTTTTTTTGAATCTTCGGCTGCATTACCATTAAAATCATATAGATTAGGATCCCAGGGAAGTTTTTTCTTCTTGATGGGTAATCTTAAATAATTTTTTAATACGCCTCTAATATCTGTTGCAAAAATGCTATTTGCTCTAGCATCCATAAATGTTTGCTCTATTTTTTTCTGAATTTTTACCGGATAAAAACGCTTTTTTAGCACATAAGCAATTTCTAAGTCAGATATACCCACCTCATTAACGACATTTTTAATAATTTTATCTTTTTCACTTTCAAGGGTTGCTTTAATATATTCTAAAGATAATTGCATTTGAGAAGGTCGAAAAATGCGATCGGCGGCTTTTAAAGTTTCCCCCACTAAACCCGCTCCTGCAACTCCAAACAACACTGGCCCAGAAATAGATTCTAATGCACTGAATAATACAAAGGTTGTCATTTGTGAAAATACGCCGCCCACTACTTCTGCAGTAATAGTATAAGGCGAATTGCCAGATTGTTTTATGCGTTGCTCTAACTTATTTAGGTCTTCTTGTAATGTTGGGAAGACCCTGGTTTCAAGTTGATAGATTTTTTGATCAATAAGTTCTTGAAGTATGGTTGTTATTATTCCATCATCGTAAATTTTTTCAATATCTTCTAACTCCTCCGATGTGATTGGAGGTTTATTTTTATTATATACTCGTTCAGTAAGCCTTGTTTGATTATATATGCCATCATCCAACCAACTATAAGGATTTCCTTTCTCTGAACTGCCCATTTTTTCATTGGCTAAAACAGGACTAAATATATTTATAAAAATTTCTAAAATACAAATGGTAAAAATTTTACTGATAACTTTCATTTTTTTCTCCAATAAATGTGTTGGTGGTTTGTTTAAAAATATTATTTATATTATTCTCTTGAAAAATTATTTTTCTTTCTTTGGTAAGCTTTTTAGGGTGTAGTGATATTATTTGATTTGCGCTACTCACCATGAAAGGCTTATGCGTAATAATAATTTTAGTCATATTTGGGAGATATTTTTCAATGTTAGCTTGAATAATTGATTCTGTTTTACTGTCTAAAAACGATGTGGGCTCATCAAATATGCAAATTTTTGGTTTCTTTAGAAAAAGCCTAGCTAATGCCAAACGTTGTTTTTCTCCCCCAGATAGTTTGGCACCTCTATCGCCTAAATTTGTATAAAGTTTGTTAGGCAAATTCTTAACAAATGAAAGAAGATTAGCTTTCTCTAAAACAAATTCTATTTCATCAAGACATGCATCTTGTTTAACAAATAGTAAGTTATTATAGAGAGTATCATTAAGTAGATATGTTTCTTGAGGCACCCATCCTATTGTTTCATATAAAGACTCAAAAGAAAGTAACTTTGTATCTATTTGGTTGATAAGAATTTGCCCTGATGTTGGCTCGTATAACCTTAAAAGAAGTTTAGCAATTGTTGATTTTCCAGTGCCTGTTTCTCCTATAATAAGGAGTGTTTCACCAGAAGAAATCTTAAACGAGATGTTATTTAATATAGGTCTATCTTGATATTTAAAAAAAACTCTTTTAAATTCAAGTTCAAAATTTGTTTCGTTAAATGTAATAGGAAACTTATTTTGTTTAATCTCAGGTTCGGTCAAAAGTATATCCAAAATTCCCTTCATATCCAGAAGAGCTTTCTTCATATCTTGAGCTAACTGACCTAAGATACTAATTGGAATTATAAATTGTAAAATATAACCATTAAATAGTACAAAGTCTCCAACAGTTAATTTTCCTTCTAATACACCCTTACCCACATAGTAAGTTAGGAATGAAAGGCCAATACCTAATATTACAGATTGTATCAAGCGCACAAGACTCAAATTTGTCATAAAATTGACTTCAGCTTTTTCTCTTTCTTTTAATTGTTGTTGATATGTTTTTATTGCATATTCTTGTTTATTGAATACTTTTATTGCTTCATAATTTAACAGCCAATCAGTGACAATACCATCCGCCTTCTTGTCAATTTCATTAGCAATATGACGACTTGTCAAAATTGACTTCATCGATATAAAAGTATAACCAAAAAAAACAATTAGTGTACTCGCAAGAAAAAAACCATATATAGGCGGATAAATAATGGAAACTAGTATGATAACAAATAGAAATTCAATAATAGTTGGAAGTACGTGAAAAAATATACCTAAGGTAACCTCAGGTACGTCTTGTTGAGCTCTGCGAATAAGATTTGTTAATGCACCTGCTTTCTGATTTAAAAAATAGTTTTGTGAAAGTGAATGAAGATGAGAAAGTATTTTTATACCTAGCGTATAAATTATCCTTTGTTCAATACGATATGTACATATGGATCGAAGAGATAGGGATGCTTGGCTAATTATCCAAATTAAACCATAACTTATTAAAATGAGTGTAGTCATTGAACTATCATGATGAACTGCAAAGAATTCAACAGTATTTTTAAGAATAAAGGGGACAAGTATATTAGATATGATACCAATCAATAAAAATACGACTGCCATACAAAAACTTGCAAATATTTTTTTATCTTGAAATGTGGCGAAGAAAACGGATTTTATACAAATCCAATATTGTTCATGATTATTTTTTTTGCTCATAGTTGTTTGTTTTCCCAATAGTTCAGAAAAATTTCTATTGAAGCTAAGTGCATGAAAGGCCACATATGTTTGATTTCGCCATTAGCAATTTTATTGATTGTTACTTCAAATCCCTTTTTATCGATTAGTCCATGAGATGCAAAAAAACCCTCCAGGCACAGTGTTTTTATTCGCTCTATATTGTGCTTTAATCCTTGTTGAAAAACTCCTGTTGTTTGACTTTTATCTCTTCTCCAAACTGTATCCGTCTTAAAAGCACTGCTTACTTCTTTACGCAAAGGGTATCTGTCAAAGCCATCTTTAAATAATTTATATGTTGAATAAGAAAGTGCTGATTTTAGCATTGGCTCATATAGAAACGGATAAAACGTATGCTCTAAACTGTGCATCATTTCTACATGAATAGAGGCAATGCCCTCGTACAAAGCTTCAATCTGTGCGTATTTACCTGGAAGAATATCTTTTGGTAATTTATCAAAAACTGGATGAAGAAATTCTGATGATATATTATTTAAAACCTCAGGTTTAACCCATTGAGGGATTTCATCAATAGTATTGTAAATATCAATTTTTTTCTTAATTTTTGAAAAGTAGTAAGAATAAAAGTCTACTATGTTTGTTTTTAAAATTGAGTAAATTGGATCCCGAGACAAGTGTGCTAGACATTTAACCTGTTTTATATATCCTCTTAGTCCATTTTCAATAATATAATCCACAGATGAACTTTTAGAGGGAACACCCATAAAAATATGGTCACTTCCATGTCCGCTAATAAATGTAGAAAATTCGTCATTAGGTAGATAATTAGAAATACTTTCTAACCACCTCAAACTTATTAAATCTGGTAGCGGTTTATTAGGTTTGAAAATGGGGGTTTTTTTAGGGGGATCAAAAGGTAGATAGTCAGTAGCATCAATTTCAATAAGCTTAATACCCGTCTCTTGACTTACTTTTTGAGCATGCATTAACTCATTTGATGAATTTATCTCTGGGTGAAAATAGTTTATTGCAGTCAAATTTTGATTATTTTTTACAACATTTTTTAAACAGTAAACAATGGAAGATGAGTCCAAGCCCCCAGAAAGGCTTACGCAGATGTTTTTATAAGGTTTAATCCATGCCTCTAGAGTATTCTGGAGAACAGGAACAATTTCGTTTTGTTCCATCTTTTTGCTATAAAAAGATAATGGATTCCACAATGAAGTTATTTTTTTTTCACTTTTTGTAATATTTAATTTACACCCGGGAGGTATTTCAAAGATATTTACAAATGGAGTTTGAGTAGAACAACTATTGCTATGTATCAAATAAGAATTAAGATATTGCCAATTATATTCAAATTTTTTATTCAAAATTTTGAATATAATTTCAATGTGTGAGGAAAATAAAATACCTCCATCTGGTAAATTATGAAAGAAGCATGGCAATTGCCCAGTAGAATCAAGGATAATCTCACACTTGTCTTTTTTTGCATTTATATAAACGTACTTACCCCATACGTTATCTATAAAAAGAGACAAATCTAATTCAGAATATTTTTTAAAATTTTCTAATTTTAAATTATCTGAAGAATTTTTATCAAATGCACGCCCCATTAAGATTGATGAATTAGCATTCCAAATTTTGTCCGCGTCTTGAAAATCAGAAATTTTTCCGCAACATAGGATAACTGATTCTTGATAAATAGCGGTTGGAGCAACTTTCGTAAATAATGCAACATTGTCATAAATTTTTTTTTCATCAATCGAGAAGGCTCCAAAGTTGAATATTCCTGCATATATCATATAATTGCCCTCCGAAAAGGTTCGTTCAAAATTATAGCCATTTCTTCTCTTAAATTTGGAGAATCTCTCACAACTTTTCCATCACACTCCACCCAGGCATGTGCCATAAAAGGATAATTTTGAAGACCAATTTCTAAATTACATTTCCAATTGCGCTTTAACGCCATTAATACGAAAGTCATGGCCCACTCTAGGCATTTTGTACGAGTTGGATAAATCATACAGGCGTCATTTACTATATTTGCTAAATTATCTAATTCTTCTCTTTGGGGAATAATATAATTGACTTGTAATTTATGAAATTTTTTAAGGAGCTTAATAGTTGCATAAAATCCTTTTATTTTCATATGCATATGAATTTTTATAAGATTTTTTAATGCTAATATAACTTGCAGGTTAATCTTATTATTTTTATTTTTTAGCGGAAGTTTCCAATCAACATTTGTGACACCATTTGAATTTATTTTACGATCAATATAATAGGGGTAAGGCTGATTATTGTATTCAATAATATTTTTATTTAATAATTTTTGAATATGGTTAAATTTTAAGTCTTGTGAAGTCGATGAATTGTGCTGTGAAAAATATAAATTTTCTCGGGAAAATATTTCTTCAAATATGTTAGAGATTTTGCTAGAGCAAACAACATATTTATCTAATTTAGCATTTAAAAGAATATACTCTTTTTTAAATTGCGTAATATATATGTGATCTGCAAGATGATAATACATAAATAATTTTTCTTTCTAAATTTATATTTAATAAATTATCCATTCCCTTTATGTCACCGACTTTTTGTATCGGTGACATTAAAGTAAAATCTAAGATTTATCTTGACCAACAAACGCCACCTAGAGATTCGAGCGCCCCACCTGTTCGACCCGTTGTTAATGTGGAAGCATTATTTTCTAAAATTATTTCATATAGTTTAGATAACTCTACTTCAGCTTCTTGCAAAAATTCTTTTTCCATAATCTAATTCCTTATTTGTGTTTTATAATTTAAAGAAATCTATAAAAAGTATTTTACTTAATTCACTCTTCGCTATATATTTTGTGTCACCGATATTTAAATCGGTGACATTTAAGCAAAGTTTAAACTTTATCTTGGCCAACGCTTGCCGCCCGTTGGACCTTCTGGAGCTAACCCGCGATATCCCTGTGTCAAGGTAGAAGCATCTTCCTCTAAGATCGTCCCTTCCAACTCTGAATATTCTAATTCTGTTTCATTTAAAAGAGTATTTTCCATGATTTAAATCCTATTAATTATAAGGTTTATTTTTAAGATAAGGTTATATGCCATATCTCGGTTATTTTGTTAGCAAGGCAAAATGCTGTACTAACAATTATCAATTTAAATCATTATAATTTTCATTTTCTAACAGGAATATTTACCAAAGCCTAGCTACAGGGAATTTTACTGTAAGACCTTTACATTAAGGAATGAAGCCACTAAATTGCTAAGAAAGCAAACCTATTCATTGCAAAATACTTTAGGTGATCCTAATTTCTTTCTTGAGATAAACTTTATGAACATTCAAGACAATGACTTACCGCAATTAATTTATTCAAAGTGCCTATTGAAAATAGGAGATATAAGCTTTACTCCCCGAGAAATTGACATCATTGCTTTTATAATCAGCGGACGATCAGCAAAAAGGACTGGTATCCTTCTCTCCCTTTCTCAGAAGACTGTAGAAAGCTACACAAGAAATATTATGATAAAATTGGAATGTAATTCTAAAGAAGGAATTATTGATTTTATTGAAAAATCTGACCAGTTTGCGAATGTTAAAAGATACCATACAAGCTTATTAATGCAGCTTAATTTCGAAAAAATATTAAAAAGCATTGCCCTTATTCCGGATTTGGACAAAGAAAAAAAGATATTTCTAGTAGCACAAGAAGAAGAAATAAAATCTTATTTTATTGAAAACCTAATAAAGCATATTAATATAGTGGGTCTTAGCCTTTCACAAGTACTTTGGGAACCTACCCAATCCTTCTCGCTATTTAACAAGCACGATAGTAAGAATGAATTTACAATTTATTTCATCTCTAATTTACACTCAATAAATACATTAATAGATTCCAACACATTTTTACTTCAACAAAACACCCAAGCATCACACAGGTTTTTTCTTTTTTCTAATGATGAAATATTCAAGCAATGCTCATTACAATTAAATAAGTTAGAACATTTGAAATATGATAACGGAACCAATTATTACAGCACTGTTTTCAATATTCTTCAAAAAATTTTCCCCAATATCAAATTGGATAGTTACATTAATGAATTTATAGATCAAAACAAACAAAATACCAATATAACCCAGACTCCTCACACAGAAGTACAATCTCGAAATGAGAAAAAGTTTTATGATTTTTCGTTTAAAACCTTCATAATATTATTTATATTAATATTATGTATTCTTAGTGCTACATTTTTTTGGGCGCTAAAAGGAAAAAAGCAAATAGAAAGACCTTTTATACATTCAAATTTATCTGGCTCTAATAATATACCTCATCTTAATCGCTATGAAATTATACATCAAATTAAAAAGGAATTTGAAAAAGCATCAGGTATTCACGCTATAGCCCTTATTGGCGTTGGCGGTGCAGGAAAAACAACTCTTGCACGACAATATGTGAGTCAACAAAAAGCTAGTATAATGTGGGAATTTAGCACTGAAACCCCTCAGAGCCTTAATGCCTCATTTGATAAATTAGGGCAAAAACTATCTCAAAGTGATATAGACCATAAGTTGTTAAAAAATATTCAAATGATGAGCTCATTAGCTGAAAAGGAAACCAAACTTATTCAATTTGTTAAAGATAGATTAAAACTTAATCCGAACTGGTTTCTAATTTATGATAATGTGGAATCATTTGATGCAATACAAAAGTATTTTCCAAATGATTCCACTGAGTGGGGTGAGGGAAAAATTTTGCTCACATCGCGAAATAGCAATATTGAAAATAGCAAATATATTAACCATGTAATTCATATTGGTGAGTTATCTTCTAAAGAAAAACTAGATCTCTTTGCTAAAATCACATCAAGTGAAATGGACAATCTTAGAGTAAATCATAATAAGGACGTAATAGAATTTGTAAAAAAACTTCCCCCATTTCCACTTGATATATCACTGGCAGCTTATTATCTAAAAGCTACACAAATGCCGTTTAATTCATATCTAGAAAATTTGGAAACATCCAATAAAGACTTTGCAAGCGTTCAAGAAAATATTTTGAAAGAAGTTGGTAGTTATACAAAAACGCGAGAAAATATAGTGATTTTAGCGTTGCAGGATATTTTCAAAAAGCATAAAGATTTTCCTGAATTACTGTTATTAATTAGCATGATAGATTCACAAGAAATTCCACGAGATTTGTTAGATTGTTGTAAAAATAGCGTAGTTGTTAGCAATTTTATATATAACTTAAAAAAATACTCTCTCATAACAAGTAAGCATTTAAACTCTACACACTCAAGTTCAACTATATCTATTCATCGTAATACTCAGCTCATCAGTCTTTCTTATCTTAAAAAAGTTTTAGATTTGGAAAAAAACAAAGATATAACCCACAATATATCCAATTGTCTAATGGATTATGGAATTAACAAAGTAGTTATAGAAGCTGACCTAGCAAAAATGAAGGCATTAAATCAACATTTGCATAAATTTTTAAGCCATAAACATCTTCTGGAATCAAGAACGGAAGCCACGCTAGAAGGTGAAATGGGTATAATAGAATATTTTTATGGCGATAATATCAAAGCAAAAAGATATCTTGAAAATTCTCTGAATGAATTAAATAAACTTCCTAACACATCACCTGTTCGCATTGCTTTATTTATGGGGTATTTGGGTAACGTTTATAGAGACCTCGGTCATTATGCTCGCAGCAAAAAATTGTTAGAAGAAAGTATTGGTATTTATGATAAGAATTATCCTCAAGAAATAGTAAATCATAGTTATTTCTTAATTTATTTAGGAATTGTGGAGAGGATATTAGGAAATTATAATAATGCTAAAGCCATTTTTTACAAAGGCCTCGACATACAAAGACAATTTTTTCCTGAAAATAAAAATTATTTTGCTTGGGTTAAAGGACAACTTGCAATTATTGATAGAGAATTAGGTAATTACGAGGATTCACAAGCAGAATTAGAAAAAAGTATGATTACCTTTAAAGATGAACGCTCTAACACACATTTTGATGTAGCTTGGGGGTTAGAACATTTAGGAGTTCTATATTTTAAATGCGGCAATTATGCTAAAGCTAAAGATTCTTTAGAACAAAGTATTAAAATATATTCCTCATATTTTTTTGATGAGGTTGGTATAAATTGGGCACTAGAGAATATCAAACCACCCTCTATATTAAATAAGGAAGATAATTCAAAGAAAATTTTCGATCAAATATGTAAAAAATATAGTGACCATTTTCATGAGAATTATATTTATACTGCCTGGCCCATGAAATATTTAGCTCTTGTGTATGCCAAACAAGGCAATTTTATAAAAGCAAAAGTAATCCTTGAGCAGGTTTTAAAAATCTACCTTAAAAACTTTGGTAAGGAACACATCACTGTCGCTGTTGTATTAAACATGTTGGGAGAGATTTGCTTTCTAGAAAGAGATGAAAAAAGTGCTGAGTCTTATTTTGTAGAGTCTAGTAAATTATTTGAGAAAAACAATCATCCAGACTATTATATGTGTTTAGAAAACTTATCTGATTTATATTTATATAAAGCTAAGATTGCCTACGCTAATGGAGATACCCATGCTGCAATAACTATGAAAAATCATTCAATTGACTATTTAAAACAATCATTAACAATTCTACAAAATTACTTTCCCTCAACTTGTCCACATATTGCAAGAACTCGAAGGAAAATAGAATTTTTAATGCAAAATAGTTAACAATAAAAAAATACGCAAATAAAATTTTAGAACATTTTTGTCTTATTTAATACATACGTGATATTATATAATGTTAAAATTGAAGTTGGACACCAAATGTCTCAAACCCCCCTCACCAGCACATGATGAAACGTGCACCAATCGATGCACCATTTTCGCTTCAGGTAATCCAGATCAACGTTGGGGCTCAAGACGATGTATAGGGGCTTTTTATAATCACCTGCACAAATTTCGAGCAACGGCAGATTATCCTCCAATGCTTCCTGCATCGCCTCACACGGTTCTGAAGTGTGAGCATAGAGCACGGCGACTCGTTTTGGTGTGTAGATCATAAAAC contains:
- a CDS encoding lasso peptide biosynthesis B2 protein, which codes for MYYHLADHIYITQFKKEYILLNAKLDKYVVCSSKISNIFEEIFSRENLYFSQHNSSTSQDLKFNHIQKLLNKNIIEYNNQPYPYYIDRKINSNGVTNVDWKLPLKNKNNKINLQVILALKNLIKIHMHMKIKGFYATIKLLKKFHKLQVNYIIPQREELDNLANIVNDACMIYPTRTKCLEWAMTFVLMALKRNWKCNLEIGLQNYPFMAHAWVECDGKVVRDSPNLREEMAIILNEPFRRAII
- a CDS encoding tetratricopeptide repeat protein; amino-acid sequence: MNIQDNDLPQLIYSKCLLKIGDISFTPREIDIIAFIISGRSAKRTGILLSLSQKTVESYTRNIMIKLECNSKEGIIDFIEKSDQFANVKRYHTSLLMQLNFEKILKSIALIPDLDKEKKIFLVAQEEEIKSYFIENLIKHINIVGLSLSQVLWEPTQSFSLFNKHDSKNEFTIYFISNLHSINTLIDSNTFLLQQNTQASHRFFLFSNDEIFKQCSLQLNKLEHLKYDNGTNYYSTVFNILQKIFPNIKLDSYINEFIDQNKQNTNITQTPHTEVQSRNEKKFYDFSFKTFIILFILILCILSATFFWALKGKKQIERPFIHSNLSGSNNIPHLNRYEIIHQIKKEFEKASGIHAIALIGVGGAGKTTLARQYVSQQKASIMWEFSTETPQSLNASFDKLGQKLSQSDIDHKLLKNIQMMSSLAEKETKLIQFVKDRLKLNPNWFLIYDNVESFDAIQKYFPNDSTEWGEGKILLTSRNSNIENSKYINHVIHIGELSSKEKLDLFAKITSSEMDNLRVNHNKDVIEFVKKLPPFPLDISLAAYYLKATQMPFNSYLENLETSNKDFASVQENILKEVGSYTKTRENIVILALQDIFKKHKDFPELLLLISMIDSQEIPRDLLDCCKNSVVVSNFIYNLKKYSLITSKHLNSTHSSSTISIHRNTQLISLSYLKKVLDLEKNKDITHNISNCLMDYGINKVVIEADLAKMKALNQHLHKFLSHKHLLESRTEATLEGEMGIIEYFYGDNIKAKRYLENSLNELNKLPNTSPVRIALFMGYLGNVYRDLGHYARSKKLLEESIGIYDKNYPQEIVNHSYFLIYLGIVERILGNYNNAKAIFYKGLDIQRQFFPENKNYFAWVKGQLAIIDRELGNYEDSQAELEKSMITFKDERSNTHFDVAWGLEHLGVLYFKCGNYAKAKDSLEQSIKIYSSYFFDEVGINWALENIKPPSILNKEDNSKKIFDQICKKYSDHFHENYIYTAWPMKYLALVYAKQGNFIKAKVILEQVLKIYLKNFGKEHITVAVVLNMLGEICFLERDEKSAESYFVESSKLFEKNNHPDYYMCLENLSDLYLYKAKIAYANGDTHAAITMKNHSIDYLKQSLTILQNYFPSTCPHIARTRRKIEFLMQNS
- a CDS encoding ABC transporter ATP-binding protein, translating into MSKKNNHEQYWICIKSVFFATFQDKKIFASFCMAVVFLLIGIISNILVPFILKNTVEFFAVHHDSSMTTLILISYGLIWIISQASLSLRSICTYRIEQRIIYTLGIKILSHLHSLSQNYFLNQKAGALTNLIRRAQQDVPEVTLGIFFHVLPTIIEFLFVIILVSIIYPPIYGFFLASTLIVFFGYTFISMKSILTSRHIANEIDKKADGIVTDWLLNYEAIKVFNKQEYAIKTYQQQLKEREKAEVNFMTNLSLVRLIQSVILGIGLSFLTYYVGKGVLEGKLTVGDFVLFNGYILQFIIPISILGQLAQDMKKALLDMKGILDILLTEPEIKQNKFPITFNETNFELEFKRVFFKYQDRPILNNISFKISSGETLLIIGETGTGKSTIAKLLLRLYEPTSGQILINQIDTKLLSFESLYETIGWVPQETYLLNDTLYNNLLFVKQDACLDEIEFVLEKANLLSFVKNLPNKLYTNLGDRGAKLSGGEKQRLALARLFLKKPKICIFDEPTSFLDSKTESIIQANIEKYLPNMTKIIITHKPFMVSSANQIISLHPKKLTKERKIIFQENNINNIFKQTTNTFIGEKNESYQ